One Pichia kudriavzevii chromosome 3, complete sequence genomic window carries:
- a CDS encoding uncharacterized protein (PKUD0C01800; Pfam Domains: TauD(1.5e-96)) produces MTTIDTFGNNLSKNFEIVNDLPVEQQLETIFRNRNSKTPTGPDPVGLEILPESTKKRLEDDNIEISQGYPEIPPSENIPIYVDEVLKIRSFETPYDDRAKNADPEKKALFGAAKEVIHLTKNIGTEIVGLQLVDLTDEQKNELALLVSERVVVFFRNQKLPPSQQKALGSYWGKVEVHPQATHVNGIPGTTVLWSDYSKKKGNKANFANNGLQNWDVLRYQHQGPFAWHTDLVHELQPAGYTHLHLDAIPSLGGDTTWASGYAAYDKLSDEFKNFLDGKQVELQSLHGYIDRNDPLGGPKQVSRVHPLVRTHPVTGWKSLFINRGHIKRIIGVSPVESDLILSYLFDIFEKNADVQVRFNWQPTQEGYGTSAIWDNRVSQHKNIFDYEGDEPRHGTRVTTLAEVPYFDPNSKSQREALGKPIYKWE; encoded by the coding sequence ATGACTACCATCGATACATTTGGCAACAACCTTAGcaaaaattttgaaattgtaaatGACCTTCCTGTTGAGCAACAATTGGAAACCATTTTTAGAAACCGTAATTCAAAAACTCCAACGGGACCGGATCCAGTTGGCCTAGAGATTTTACCAGAATCGACCAAAAAAAGATTGGAGGAtgataatattgaaatttctCAGGGCTATCCTGAAATTCCTCCCTCAGAAAATATTCCCATTTATGTTGATGAGGTTTTGAAGATAAGAAGTTTCGAAACACCCTATGACGATAGGGCAAAAAATGCAGATCCTGAGAAAAAGGCGCTCTTTGGTGCTGCAAAGGAAGTTATTCACTTGACTAAAAACATTGGCACGGAAATTGTAGGTTTGCAACTTGTGGATTTAACTGACGAACAAAAGAATGAGTTAGCCCTGCTAGTATCAGAAAGggttgttgttttttttagaaatcaaaaattaCCGCCTTCACAACAAAAGGCCCTTGGCAGTTATTGGGGGAAAGTTGAAGTACATCCACAAGCAACCCATGTTAATGGTATTCCAGGTACAACAGTCTTATGGAGTGACTATAGTAAGAAAAAGGGAAACAAAGCCAACTTTGCAAATAATGGTTTACAGAACTGGGATGTTTTGCGTTATCAACATCAAGGACCATTTGCATGGCATACAGACTTGGTCCATGAACTCCAACCAGCAGGCTATACACATTTACATTTGGATGCCATTCCATCTCTTGGAGGTGATACCACATGGGCTTCAGGATATGCAGCTTACGATAAGTTGAGTGATGAgttcaaaaactttttaGATGGAAAGCAGGTTGAGCTCCAATCCCTTCATGGTTACATTGACAGAAATGACCCTTTAGGAGGTCCCAAACAGGTTTCCAGGGTTCACCCATTGGTTAGAACCCACCCTGTGACTGGGTGGAAATCTTTGTTCATAAATAGAGGCCATATAAAGAGAATCATCGGGGTATCTCCAGTGGAATCGGATTTAATTCTCAGCTACCTCTTTGATATCTTCGAGAAAAATGCAGATGTTCAAGTTAGGTTTAATTGGCAACCTACTCAAGAGGGTTACGGAACTTCGGCTATCTGGGACAATAGAGTTTCGCAGCAtaaaaatatctttgaCTATGAAGGAGATGAGCCTAGACACGGGACTAGAGTCACAACACTTGCAGAAGTCCCTTACTTCGACCCAAATTCAAAGTCTCAAAGAGAAGCATTAGGTAAACCAATCTATAAGTGGGAGTAA
- a CDS encoding uncharacterized protein (PKUD0C01830; similar to Saccharomyces cerevisiae YCR028C (FEN2); ancestral locus Anc_1.155), translated as MTGIGEVVWQFFKIDKPSTFKRDYIDQSIDRDRKPEKLGKYSKYNVLNAFNWYPSHYSAYERKFLMKVDVCVLLFLCFSFYTKYLDNANVGSAYVSGMKEDLKLHGNELNFFNTCYTVGYAVFQIPITLLITKPQFARHLLLFCELAWGMMTLANAYVTNANQMYAIRFFIGVFEACSFPATYVILSSFLTDEELFKRAGFYGAFATAGNASAGALQTRAREHLAGINGLKGWQWQFIIDAVLTFGIFLYGFLLFPGIPSACKKFGFFSEDDMIFARKRLQNKIAFPKKFTWMTLKETLFTWQVYFGSAIWVLHHQSWYSNGAKLYMKSKPEIYTTSMVTNWDSYMYCVGIPCAIIVAPLCKYYGKLIPVNVVMLTAYFACIVFIIWSVPNSVLIAAFFLQRPYRDGLAQVYYTWIATLCKDNVEKKALVLSWVQALSYAINAFAIPLQYNVKDAPSFKKGYIINIVLIAASHVVFFIGLWLDKYDLKYFPGISGNRHVNEDDILIAPSKSKEAEELDFDIDVEKEIYEIKESSSLETPLKKTHIYYTD; from the coding sequence ATGACAGGTATTGGAGAAGTTGTCTggcaatttttcaagattgaCAAGCCGTCCACTTTCAAAAGGGACTATATTGATCAATCAATTGATCGGGACCGTAAACCTGAAAAATTGGGGAAGTACTCAAAGTACAATGTTTTAAATGCTTTTAACTGGTATCCATCCCACTACAGTGCATATGAGAGAAAGTTTTTGATGAAGGTAGATGTCtgtgttttgttgtttctatgtttttctttttacaCTAAATATCTTGATAATGCCAATGTTGGGTCTGCCTATGTCTCGGGTATGAAGGAGGATCTAAAACTACATGGAAATGAGttaaactttttcaatacaTGTTACACCGTTGGTTATGCcgtttttcaaattccaaTTACTCTTTTGATTACCAAACCTCAGTTTGCAAGGCatcttttacttttttgtGAATTGGCCTGGGGTATGATGACCTTAGCAAACGCTTATGTCACCAATGCAAACCAAATGTATGCTATTAGATTCTTTATCGGTGTTTTCGAGGCTTGCTCCTTTCCCGCAACATATGTCATCCTTTCCAGTTTTTTGACCGATGAAGAATTATTCAAACGGGCAGGGTTTTACGGGGCTTTTGCAACAGCCGGTAATGCCAGTGCTGGTGCATTGCAAACACGTGCTAGAGAGCACTTGGCTGGTATTAATGGCTTGAAGGGCTGGCAGTGGCAATTCATTATTGACGCAGTTTTAACCTTTGGTATTTTCTTGTACGGGTTCCTGTTATTCCCCGGAATCCCATCAGCATGTAAAAAGTTTGGTTTTTTCTCTGAAGACGATATGATATTTGCAAGGAAAAGACTTCAGAATAAAATTGCctttccaaagaaattTACTTGGATGactttgaaagaaacaTTGTTCACCTGGCAGGTGTACTTTGGATCCGCCATCTGGGTCTTACATCATCAATCTTGGTACTCCAATGGGGCCAAGTTATATATGAAAAGTAAACCCGAGATATACACAACTTCAATGGTTACAAATTGGGATTCATATATGTACTGCGTTGGTATTCCGTGTGCTATCATAGTTGCGCCATTGTGCAAATACTACGGGAAGCTCATCCCGGTTAATGTTGTGATGCTGACTGCATATTTTGCGTGCATTGTGTTCATCATTTGGAGTGTCCCAAATAGTGTGCTTATTGCTGCATTCTTTTTACAACGGCCTTACAGAGACGGTTTGGCACAGGTTTATTATACGTGGATTGCAACTTTATGTAAAGACAatgtggaaaaaaaagctttAGTTTTAAGTTGGGTTCAAGCGTTATCGTATGCAATAAATGCCTTTGCGATACCATTGCAATATAATGTTAAAGATGCACCTTCATTCAAAAAAGGTTACATTATAAACATTGTGTTGATTGCTGCTTCACACGTCGTGTTTTTTATAGGGTTGTGGCTTGACAAATACGATTTGAAGTATTTTCCAGGCATTTCTGGTAATAGACATgttaatgaagatgatattcTGATTGCACCATCTAAAAGCAAAGAAGCGGAAGAGCTTGATTTCGACATCGATGtcgaaaaagaaatctACGAAATTAAAGAGTCATCTTCTTTGGAAACaccattgaagaaaacacaTATATACTATACTGACTAA
- a CDS encoding uncharacterized protein (PKUD0C01850; Pfam Domains: Zn_clus(3e-07)), with amino-acid sequence MGYNIVSYPTYQMPKVVESTQRRFQQQPELQQCDYCHFDRFHHESEKQHPIQGQQYTIPLSLTSSINESSKQSQYHHPQMPRQDGLTTIQYNAPTSLNCGVNTLSTTPESPLNYTTSTNMFRRNSQMSFLTPHSASSPLDTSNARPETRDELYFEVASSTYVYKSPTEGREGVLQGSLIKHVLESNSDNRTCKRSRTGCLTCRYRKKRCSEGKPSCEECTRLNMKCRWPLPGSEHKNRSKRSLKIGHDEMYHETYGVIKVLRGVVLYKIEE; translated from the coding sequence ATGGGCTATAACATTGTTTCTTATCCCACATATCAAATGCCAAAAGTGGTGGAATCAACTCAACGTCGGTTTCAGCAGCAACCTGAGCTACAGCAATGTGACTATTGTCATTTTGATCGATTTCATCACGAGTCCGAGAAGCAGCATCCCATTCAGGGACAACAATACACCATACCATTGTCATTGACTTCATCAATTAATGAATCGTCAAAACAGTCTCAATACCACCATCCCCAAATGCCTAGACAGGATGGCTTAACAACAATTCAATACAATGCCCCTACCAGTTTAAATTGTGGAGTCAATACTCTTTCTACAACGCCTGAGTCTCCACTGAACTACACGACTTCTACAAATATGTTTCGAAGGAACAGTCAGATGTCTTTCTTAACTCCTCATAGTGCTAGTTCACCGTTGGATACATCCAACGCCAGGCCTGAAACTAGAGATGAACTTTATTTTGAGGTTGCAAGTAGTACGTATGTCTACAAGTCACCAACCGAAGGGAGAGAAGGTGTTCTGCAGGGCTCGTTGATAAAACATGTCTTGGAGAGTAATTCAGACAACAGGACCTGTAAGCGGTCCAGGACAGGATGTCTAACGTGCCGGTATCGGAAAAAACGATGTTCGGAAGGGAAGCCTAGCTGTGAAGAATGTACCCGACTAAATATGAAGTGTAGATGGCCACTGCCCGGCAGTGAACACAAAAACAGGTCCAAACGAAGTCTAAAGATTGGCCATGATGAAATGTACCATGAGACATATGGCGTTATTAAGGTGCTTCGAGGAGTTGTGTTGTACAAAATCGAAGAATAG
- a CDS encoding uncharacterized protein (PKUD0C01840; Pfam Domains: MFS_1(1.6e-20)): MFRKDNAKEFFWQFFKIDKKESFREDYIDQTIDRERKPIKVSKWDNINFLKAFDWYPSHYSAYERKFLMKVDICVFFFLCASFYTKYLDNTNVGSAYVSGLKNDLNLKGNELNYFNTCYTVGYAVFQIPISLLITKPQFSRHLLLVCELAWGMMTLANAYVRSAKEMYVVRFFVGVFEACSFPATYVILSSFLTDEELFKRAGVYGAFATAGSASSGALQTRARENLNGVYGLKGWQWQFIIDAIMTFGIFLYGFLLFPGIPPACKKFGFFSEDDMIFARNRLKNKVAIPDKFTLKTLKETLGTWQIYFGTLLWTLHHQCWYSNGALLYMKSRPEYFTTSMVTNWNSYMYCVGIPAAIFISPLTRYYGKFFTVNFVFAIAYYCAIVLIVWDVSQSMILSAFFMSMLYSSGLAQVFYSWIVTLCRDNVEKKAIVLGWVQAFSYAVNAWGYPLQYNVAEAPRFKKGYIANLFLLFLSHVVFLFGMWMDKYDLKYFPKIAGNRHADTNGIMIASGKVEALEESDTDLEKTKYYVSEEKAGSDSDISVR; the protein is encoded by the coding sequence ATGTTCAGGAAAGATAACGCCAAAGAGTTTTTTTggcaatttttcaaaattgataaaaaagagTCTTTTAGAGAAGACTATATCGATCAAACAATTGACCGGGAGAGGAAACCAATTAAAGTATCCAAATGGGACAATATCAACTTTTTGAAAGCCTTTGACTGGTACCCTTCTCATTACAGTGCATATGAGAGAAAGTTTCTTATGAAAGTGGATATTTGtgtattctttttcttgtgTGCTTCTTTCTACACCAAGTATTTGGATAATACCAATGTTGGTTCTGCTTATGTGTCTGGTTTGAAAAACGACCTTAACTTGAAAGGTAATGAATTGAACTACTTCAACACTTGTTATACGGTTGGTTATgcagtttttcaaattcccATCAGTTTGCTCATTACTAAACCGCAATTTTCAAGGCATTTGTTGCTCGTATGTGAATTGGCATGGGGAATGATGACTTTAGCAAACGCATACGTGCGTTCTGCAAAGGAGATGTACGTGGTTAGATTTTTTGTTGGGGTATTTGAGGCATGTTCTTTTCCAGCCACGTATGTCATTCTTTCTAGTTTCTTAACCGATGAAGAACTATTTAAACGGGCAGGTGTTTATGGTGCCTTTGCGACTGCTGGTTCGGCCAGTTCAGGTGCATTGCAGACACGTGCTAGGGAGAATTTAAACGGGGTTTATGGATTGAAGGGTTGGCAATGGcaatttattattgatgCCATTATGACTTTTGGAATATTTTTGTACGGTTTCCTACTATTCCCTGGTATTCCGCCAGCATGTAAAAAGTTTGGTTTTTTctctgaagatgatatgATTTTTGCAAGAAACAGGTTAAAAAACAAAGTGGCTATCCCAGATAAATTtactttgaaaactttgaaagaaaCTTTAGGTACTTGGCAAATCTATTTTGGTACGCTTCTTTGGACATTACATCACCAGTGCTGGTACTCTAATGGTGCCTTGCTTTATATGAAGAGCAGGCCGGAATATTTCACTACTTCAATGGTTACCAACTGGAATTCTTACATGTATTGTGTGGGTATACCGGCAGCAATAtttatttctcctttgaCCAGATACTATggaaaatttttcactgtTAACTTTGTGTTTGCTATTGCCTACTATTGTGCAATCGTGTTAATTGTATGGGACGTTTCGCAATCGATGATATTGTCTGCTTTTTTTATGAGTATGCTTTACAGTTCAGGTTTGGCACAGGTGTTTTACTCTTGGATTGTCACATTATGCAGAGATaatgttgagaaaaaagCTATAGTTTTAGGTTGGGTCCAAGCTTTCTCTTATGCAGTCAATGCATGGGGCTATCCTCTCCAGTATAATGTGGCAGAAGCACCTCGGTTCAAAAAGGGGTATATTGCGAACctatttcttttgtttctgtctcatgttgtttttctctttggaaTGTGGATGGATAAATATGATTTAAAATATTTCCCAAAGATTGCTGGTAACAGGCATGCAGACACCAATGGTATAATGATTGCCAGTGGTAAAGTAGAAGCTCTTGAAGAGAGTGATACCGATCTTGAGAAAACCAAGTATTATGTTTCGGAAGAAAAGGCTGGATCCGATTCCGATATTTCTGTTCGTTAG
- a CDS encoding uncharacterized protein (PKUD0C01860): MAQPLNLAHQFLDTNFIESKKYNDFNILPIISTNPYCESFIDTPPPIAVDYFSYDLTFEQYHSCWKNISNNQFMKPYELSNVDNITRLRVVQQTDDLMMFLPTTSQARLENACWRAWGKKLNHLDELNPREINWFKENDVTVLYGPLIQENRSYEDLRSRKMEPSVSTPSSPSVDWSDNSIDSDSESLLQRRYSFESNSSIPTSVSTASSTPLKGILKKRRNGYHPEKGKQKKKCSFSEELCSVCDIV; the protein is encoded by the coding sequence ATGGCCCAACCACTTAACTTAGCACATCAGTTTCTTGATACCAACTTTATCGAATCTAAAAAGTacaatgatttcaatattctACCAATCATAAGTACGAACCCATACTGTGAATCCTTTATAGATACACCTCCACCGATTGCGGTAGATTATTTCTCCTATGACCTAACATTTGAGCAGTACCATTCTTGTTGGAAGAACATCAGCAACAACCAGTTTATGAAACCTTATGAATTGTCCAATGTCGACAATATCACCCGTTTGAGAGTTGTACAACAGACAGACGACTTGATGATGTTTTTACCCACCACATCACAAGCCAGATTAGAAAATGCGTGCTGGAGAGCATGGGGTAAAAAGCTCAACCATTTGGACGAACTCAACCCAAGAGAAATTAACTGgtttaaagaaaatgacGTTACAGTCTTGTATGGGCCTCTAATACAGGAGAACCGAAGCTACGAGGACTTGAGatcaagaaaaatggaGCCAAGCGTGTCCACGCCAAGCAGCCCTTCTGTTGACTGGTCCGATAACAGCATTGACAGCGACTCTGAGAGCCTCCTACAGAGACGGTACAGCTTTGAATCCAACTCCTCCATTCCTACATCTGTATCTACCGCCTCAAGTACACCATTGAAAGGCATATTGAAGAAACGCCGTAACGGCTATCATCCAGAGAAGgggaaacagaaaaagaaatgctCCTTCAGTGAAGAGCTTTGTAGTGTTTGTGACATTGTTTAA
- a CDS encoding uncharacterized protein (PKUD0C01790; Pfam Domains: TauD(1.6e-103)) yields MATKTQTYQHNTDASLTVHDDVSIDKQIEKLIRSHKELSITRSNEANINFEGGPDSEGLKLLPASSRKRIEADGLDISKGYPEIPPRTQIPIFVDEAHAIRAEDAPYIERAKNADPEKKALLGAAKEVIHLTKNVGTEIVGLQLADLTDQQKDELALLVAERVVVFFRDQKLPPTKQHELGSYLGNIEYHAQVPHVTGLPGATVIWNDYINKKDSKLNFANANLANWDTLRYPGYGNQGWHTDLVHEHQPAGYTHLHLDAIPSIGGDTIWSSGYGAYDKLSDEFKKFLDGKKAVYVSSHAYLDREDPLGGPKKIERVHPLVRTHPATGWKSLYVNRGLTKRIIGVSPVESDLILNYLFDIYEKNADIQVRFKWSPTKEGYGTSAIWDNRISQHRAVWDHEGEESRHGTRVTSLAEVPFFDPESKSQREALGKPIHKWD; encoded by the coding sequence ATGGCCACAAAAACCCAAACCTACCAGCATAATACCGACGCTAGTTTAACTGTCCACGATGATGTCTCTATTGACAAACAAATTGAGAAGTTGATTAGATCTCACAAAGAGTTGAGCATCACGAGATCCAATGAGGCAaatatcaattttgaaGGTGGCCCGGACTCAGAAGGTTTAAAGCTACTTCCTGCATCTTCCAGGAAAAGAATCGAAGCAGATGGTCTTGATATATCCAAAGGTTATCCCGAAATTCCACCAAGGACCCAAATACCAATTTTTGTTGACGAAGCACACGCTATTAGGGCTGAAGATGCACCTTATATTGAACGTGCAAAGAATGCCGACCCAGAAAAGAAGGCATTGCTTGGTGCTGCAAAAGAGGTCATCCATTTGACTAAAAACGTTGGTACCGAGATTGTTGGCTTGCAGCTCGCAGACTTGACTGACCAACAGAAGGATGAGTTGGCTCTTCTTGTTGCGGAGAGAGTCGTTGTCTTTTTCAGAGACCAAAAGCTTCCACCCACTAAACAACATGAATTGGGCTCGTATTTAGGTAATATTGAGTATCATGCCCAAGTCCCCCACGTGACTGGCTTGCCTGGGGCCACAGTTATTTGGAACGATTACATCAATAAGAAAGATTCTAAGCTAAActttgcaaatgcaaactTAGCCAACTGGGACACACTACGTTACCCTGGCTATGGTAATCAGGGGTGGCATACTGATTTGGTACACGAACACCAGCCTGCTGGCTACACACATCTACATCTTGATGCCATCCCGTCAATAGGTGGTGACACTATCTGGTCTTCTGGTTACGGCGCATATGATAAGCTGTCAGACGAATTTAAGAAGTTCTTGGATGGTAAGAAAGCTGTTTACGTTTCATCGCATGCTTACTTAGATAGAGAAGACCCACTAGGTGGACCAAAAAAGATTGAGAGAGTCCATCCGTTAGTCAGAACCCACCCGGCGACGGGTTGGAAATCTCTCTACGTTAATAGAGGTTTAACCAAAAGAATTATTGGGGTTTCTCCAGTCGAATCGGATTTGATCCTTAACTACCTCTTTGACATTTACGAGAAGAATGCAGATATCCAAGTAAGATTTAAGTGGTCTCCAACAAAGGAGGGCTATGGTACTTCTGCTATCTGGGATAACAGAATCTCACAGCATAGAGCCGTTTGGGATCACGAGGGTGAAGAGTCTAGGCATGGTACCAGAGTTACCTCTTTAGCTGAAGTTCCATTCTTTGATCCGGAATCAAAGTCTCAGAGAGAAGCATTAGGCAAGCCGATTCATAAATGGGATTga
- a CDS encoding uncharacterized protein (PKUD0C01820; Pfam Domains: TauD(4.3e-98)) → MSFTSTTTETIRTSNTLSSNQKNAPIDQQIANIIRTEHSLNIGSSIHFHDGADKEGVLMLPESSRKRLEDGGIDLSAGYPEIPDVLEIPIFVDEAHAIRAEDVPYIERGKNADPEKKALLGAAKEVIHLTKNVGTEIVGLQLADLTDQQKDELALLVAERVVVFFRDQKLPPTKQHELGSYLGNVEVHPQTPHVTGLPGATVIWNDFKLKKGMVLNYANANLSNWDPIRNKSIGNQTWHTDLVHEHQPAGYTHLHLDAIPKSGGDTLWASGYGAYDKLSDEFKRFLDGKKAVYISAHAYLDRNDPLGGPKKIERIHPLVRTHPATGWKFLAVNRSMTRRIVGLSPVESDLILNYLFDVYEKNADLQIRFKWTSSEEGCGTSAIWDNRVSQHRNIWDHEGEEPRHGTRVTSLAEVPFFDPDSKSQREALGRPIHQWD, encoded by the coding sequence ATGTCCTTTACTAGCACAACCACTGAAACGATCAGAACGAGTAACACGCTGTCCAGtaaccaaaaaaatgctCCAATAGATCAACAGATTGCAAATATCATCAGAACTGAACATAGTCTTAATATCGGCTCTTCCATCCATTTCCACGATGGTGCAGATAAAGAGGGTGTTTTAATGCTGCCTGAATCTTCCAGAAAAAGATTGGAAGATGGAGGCATTGATTTATCAGCAGGTTATCCAGAGATCCCTGATGTCTTAGAGATTCCAATTTTTGTTGACGAAGCACACGCTATTAGGGCTGAAGACGTGCCTTATATTGAGAGGGGTAAGAACGCCGACCCAGAAAAGAAGGCATTGCTTGGTGCTGCAAAAGAGGTCATCCACTTGACTAAAAACGTTGGTACCGAGATTGTTGGCTTGCAGCTCGCAGACTTGACTGACCAACAGAAGGATGAGTTGGCTCTTCTTGTTGCGGAGAGAGTCGTTGTCTTTTTCAGAGACCAAAAGCTTCCACCCACTAAACAACATGAATTGGGCTCGTATTTAGGTAACGTGGAAGTACATCCACAAACTCCACACGTTACCGGTTTGCCAGGTGCAACTGTTATATGGAACGATTTTAAGCTGAAAAAGGGAATGGTATTGAACTATGCCAATGCGAATTTGTCAAATTGGGATCCTATTCGTAATAAATCAATTGGAAATCAGACTTGGCACACTGATTTAGTCCATGAACATCAACCAGCCGGCTATACTCATTTGCATCTAGATGCTATTCCTAAAAGTGGGGGTGATACATTGTGGGCGTCCGGTTATGGTGCATACGATAAGTTGTCCGATGAGTTTAAAAGGTTCTTGGATGGTAAGAAGGCCGTATACATTTCCGCACATGCTTATCTAGACAGAAACGATCCACTAGGTGGACccaaaaaaattgaaagaattcaTCCATTAGTTAGAACCCACCCAGCAACAGGCTGGAAGTTTTTGGCTGTAAATAGAAGTATGACGAGAAGAATAGTGGGCCTGTCGCCTGTTGAATCAGACTTAATTCTCAACTACTTGTTTGATgtttatgaaaaaaatgcagATCTCCAAATCAGGTTCAAGTGGACGTCTTCAGAAGAAGGCTGCGGGACTTCGGCAATCTGGGATAACAGAGTATCTCAGCACAGAAATATTTGGGATCATGAGGGAGAAGAGCCAAGACATGGTACCAGAGTTACCTCCCTAGCGGAAGTTCCATTCTTCGATCCGGACTCAAAGTCTCAAAGGGAAGCATTAGGCAGACCTATTCATCAGTGGGACTAA
- a CDS encoding uncharacterized protein (PKUD0C01810; Pfam Domains: TauD(5.1e-98)) has translation MTTGTETVSVKDNSSLSIVNDIPIDQQIENLIRAHNDLKITNNGNLKLRINPGPDPEGLKILSKSTRERLEADNIDLSVGYPETPPRAEIPVYLDQAYAIRAEDAPYIERAKNADPEKKALLGAAKEVIHLTKNVGTEIVGLQLADLTDQQKDELALLVAERVVVFFRDQKLLPSEQLELGKYLGNIEYHPQTTHVTGLPGNSVIWNDYFALKGVNINYENNNLGNWDSLRYPARGTQVWHTDLVHEHQPAGYTHLHIDSVPTTGDDTLWASGYGAYDKLSDEFKKFLDGKKAVYVSAHAYLDREDPLGGPKRIERVHPLVRTHPATGWKSLFINRAMTRRIIGVSPVESDLILNYLFDIYEKNADIQVRFKWSPTKEGYGTSAIWDNRISQHRSVWDNEGAESRHGTRVTSLAEVPFFDPESKSQREALGKPIHQWE, from the coding sequence ATGACTACCGGAACCGAGACTGTCAGTGTTAAAGACAATTCATCCTTGTCTATTGTTAATGACATTCCAATTGACCAACAAATAGAAAACCTAATTAGAGCTCATAATGATTTGAAGATCACAAATAATGGTAATTTAAAATTACGGATTAACCCCGGTCCTGATCCTGAAGGCTTGAAAATTCTATCAAAGTCTACAAGAGAGCGTTTGGAGGCCGATAATATTGATTTATCGGTTGGTTATCCGGAAACACCTCCAAGAGCAGAAATTCCTGTGTATCTTGACCAAGCATATGCCATCAGAGCAGAAGATGCACCTTATATTGAACGTGCAAAGAATGCCGACCCAGAAAAGAAGGCATTGCTTGGTGCTGCAAAAGAGGTCATCCACTTGACTAAAAACGTTGGTACTGAGATTGTTGGCTTGCAGCTTGCAGACTTGACTGACCAACAGAAGGATGAGTTGGCTCTTCTTGTTGCGGAGAGAGTCGTTGTCTTTTTCAGAGATCAAAAATTATTACCAAGTGAACAGCTTGAGTTAGGCAAGTATTTAGGTAACATTGAGTATCATCCGCAAACCACGCATGTCACTGGTTTGCCTGGTAACTCAGTTATTTGGAATGATTATTTTGCTCTTAAAGGTGTTAACATTAACTACGAAAACAACAATCTAGGCAATTGGGACTCTTTACGTTATCCAGCAAGAGGAACACAGGTCTGGCACACAGATTTAGTCCACGAACATCAACCTGCGGGTTACACTCATCTACACATAGATTCAGTTCCGACAACTGGAGATGACACGCTATGGGCTTCAGGTTATGGGGCGTATGATAAGTTGTCAGACGAATTTAAGAAGTTCTTGGATGGTAAGAAAGCTGTTTACGTTTCAGCACATGCTTACTTAGATAGAGAAGACCCACTAGGTGGACCAAAGAGAATTGAAAGAGTTCATCCGTTAGTCAGAACCCACCCTGCAACAGGTTGGAAGTCacttttcatcaatagaGCAATGACTAGAAGAATTATTGGGGTTTCTCCAGTCGAATCGGATTTGATCCTTAACTACCTCTTTGACATTTACGAGAAGAATGCAGATATCCAAGTAAGATTTAAGTGGTCTCCAACAAAGGAGGGCTATGGTACTTCTGCTATCTGGGATAACAGAATCTCACAGCATAGATCAGTCTGGGATAATGAAGGTGCTGAGTCTAGACATGGTACCAGAGTTACCTCTTTAGCTGAAGTTCCATTCTTTGATCCGGAATCAAAGTCTCAGAGAGAAGCATTAGGCAAGCCAATTCACCAATGGGAATGA